The Salvelinus namaycush isolate Seneca chromosome 5, SaNama_1.0, whole genome shotgun sequence genome segment aatcttggtttcatcagaccagagaatcttgtttctcatggtctgagagtcctccaagctggctgtcatatgccttttactgacgagtggcttctgtcttgccactttaccataaaggcctgattggtggagtgctgcagagatggttgtccttctggaaggttctcccatctccacagaggagctctggagctctgtcagagtgaccattgggttcttggtcacctccctgacaaaggcccttctccccggattgctcagtttggctgggcggccagctcttggaagagtcttggtggttccaaatttcttccatttaagaatgatagaatccactgtgttcttcgggaccttcaattctgcagaaatgctttggtacccttccccagatctgtgcctcgacacaatcctttctcggagctctacggacaatgccttcaacctcatggcttggtttttgctcttatatagacaggtgtttgcctttccatattttgtccaatcaattaaatttaccacaggtggagtccaatcaagttgtagaaacatatgaagaatgatcaatggaaactggatgcacctgagctcaatttcgagtcccatagcaaagggtctgagtacttatgtcaataaggtttttctgttttttatttttaatacatttgcaaaaactttTTTTccctgtttctgctttgtcattatggggtattgtgtgtaaattgatgagtaCATTTGTTATTTAATACATTGTTGAATAAGGATGTaccgtaacaaattgtggaaaactTTCTGAACGTACTGAAATTCAGAATGGGGAAACTGCAGAAGATTTGAAATGAGCTGATGTTTCCATTTATTTGTTTATCTGGCACAAACTCAGAGGTCACCACCACCGGTCCGAAGAGTTCTGTACTATGAAACTAGAGTTAAGGGAAGGAAGAAGCTAAAGTTTTACCTCCGCTATGACACATAGCAGTAACTGTCTAGGGAGAACTAGCATGTATTAGTCACCAAACCACACAACAACATCTGCATTCATTCCACTTTTGTCCCAGTTAAACATTTCCAGTGATTCTacaatacactcttagaaaacagggttccaaaagggtttttcagctctccccataggagaaccctttttggttccaggtagaacccttttgtgttccatgtagatCTCTCTGTGGAACCCAAAattattctacatggaaccaaactaattctacctggaaccagaaagggttctTCATAGGggtctcttatggggacagccaaagaacccttttaggttctaaatAGTACCTTTTTTTCAagagtgtacagtcgtggccaaaagttttgagaatacattttcacaaagtttgctacTTCATTGtctttatatatttttgtcagatgttactatggaatactgaagtataatatcaagcctcttgaggattgaccacaagttctcaatgggattaaggtctggggagtttcctggccatggacccaaaatatcgatgtttgttccccgagccacttagttatcacttttgccttatggcaaggtgctccataaTGCTGGAAAaatgcattgttcgtcaccaaactgttcctggatggttgggagaatttgctctcggaggatgtgttggtaccattcttttttcatggctgtgttcttaggcaaaattgtgagtgagcccactcccttggctgagaagcaaccccacacatgaatggtctcaggatgctttactgttggcatgacacaggactgatggtagcgctcaccttgtcttctccggacaagcttttttccggatgccccaaacaaacGGAAAGGGGATTCATTTGAGAAactgactttaccccagtcctcagcagtccaatccccgTACCTtgtgcagaatatcagtctgtccctgatgtttttcctagagagaagtggcttctctGCTGcctttcttgacaccaggccatcctccaaaagtctttgcctcattgtgcgtgcagatgcactcacacctgcctgctgccattcctgagcaagctctgtactggtgatgacccgatcccgcagctgaatcaactttaggagacggtcctggcgcttgctggactttcttgggcgtcctgaagccttcttcacaacaattgaaccgctctccttgaagttcttgatgatctgataaatggttgactttggtgcaatcttactggcagtgaagccctttttgtgaagccctttttgtgcaaagcaatgatgatggcacgtgtttccttccaggtaaccatggttgacagaggaagaacaatgattccaagcaccaccctccttttgaagcttccagtctgttattcgaactcaatcagcatgacagagtgatctccagccgtgTCCTCGTCAAcattcacacctgtgttaacgagagaatcactgacatgatgtcagctggtccttttgtggcagggctgaaatgcagtggaaatgtttttggtgattcagttcatttgcatggcaaagagggacttttcaattaattgcaattcatctgatcactcttcataacattctggagtatatgcaaattgccatcatacgaactgaggcagcagactttgtgaaaattactatttgtgtcattctcaaaacttttggccacgactgtagatccGGTCTGTTTTTCACTCAGGTATTCCGCTACCCTGCTGCTCAAGAGGATGATTGCACAGGAGCAGGGCCAGTACACCTTCTATGCCAAGAGTTCCATGGCCAACGCATCCATTACATTCCAAATCCAAATGTATCGTAAGTAAAGTATGAGTACAGACATACTAATACACAGTGTCAGTTCATACAACAACCATACTCTCTGAGGAATAAAGTTTTTTTCAGCACAGCATCTATTGAACATATTTGTCTCTattttgagtgtgtgtgagatttattatttgaccatgccactggcttcctctgctctctcttgatTGGCAGAGAGGCCGGTTGCCGTGGTGAGATGGGAGAACATCACCACCCTCACGTGCACGTCGTTCGGTTACCCTGCTCCCATAATCCTCTGGTACCAGTGCTCTGGAATCCAAACCACGTAGGTGTTAGAGAGGGCACAGTAGTATGATATTGCCATTGTAAAAGATATACTTAATAAGTGTAGTATGTATATATTCTTTAATGATAATGACGTATTAGGTATCATAACTAAATGGGGAACTCTATCCTATCTGTGTCTTCCTATGGAACAGGTGCAATGAGAACGCAACAGGTCTCCAGATGCCTGCTCCTCTCTTGGCCCAAACAGTCGAGGTCGAGAGGGAGGAGTATGGAGCAGTCGAGGTCCAGAGCGTCCTGACAGTGGAACCGTCCGGCCATAGGATGACCGTGGAGTGTGTCGCCTTCAACCTGGTCGGAGTCGGTAAAGACACCTTCGCCATGGAAGTTTCCAGTAAGAGCCAGAGCACGGTCATCCATGGTTATCCTCAGGCTTACTGTCTTATCCTTAGTTCATACTCCTTTTTCCTGTGTCATCATAGTCAAGTACATGAACGGTACATGAACTGTCTGTTATTTTGTTTATTCAGATTCACAATAGCCGTTACTTTagctgcagctactcttccttggttCCACATAAacccataacaaagccatcacacACAGAAGGTTCTAAGTGTGTCATCACCAGACACCCTGACTCTTCTCTCTGATTGGATAGATATAATGTTCACCTCCACTCTGTTGGGAGCAGCTGGTGTTCTGGCCTTTCTCCTCCTGCTACTCATGGTCCTGCTCTACAAGTACAAACAGGTAGGACACAAAACACCCTCTGCAATATAGAACATATACTAATAGACCAGTATGCGATCTcatctaaaataaaataaactaggTAAGAAACTGATATATTCATGAATAGAGTATTAAAAATATATGTCGTTTGAAATCATTGTTACCTTTAGTCAAAGAAACCATGGAGAACCCTTAGTTATTCAAATGGTTGACTAAGGACCATTTCCTTCCCTCTGAAGAAACCGAGATATGAGATCCGGTGGAAGATCATCCAGGCCAGTGAAGGAAACAACTACACCTTTATCGACCCAACTCAGATGCCGTACAATGAGAAGTGGGAGTTTCCCAGGGACAAGCTCAAGCTAGGTGTGTGGCCTTTTCTTAGAAAGATTTTTCTGACATGTATTTGACCACTTGTTTTTTGGCACAAACTATctccatatactgtatacagtgcttccatacatttttttgaACTTGAAAAGGGAGTCTTGTGAGGTACGTGTTTGTGAGAGACttacctttccacagagggatcatattagtgtgtagcccaaactttTCGGACaatacagacagaagttggcagatcggctgtaccgactaCAGAAGAGTCCCAAGAAGCTTGTCGGGGTAGTAGAGCAAAACTACGACTCCCACAAGGGggttaaagttaatttcctgaaATTCTGCACGTTTTTCCATGTGGCGTAGTTTTAAAGCAAGTTGGCtgcaattctaaacattttgccatggagcgGAGAGACGTTTTTGAAATTGTACAAATCATTTCATGAAATTCTGCTCATGTGGAAGCacatgtttgcagtttttaatatgataactgatgatcaatgAGCCCCATCCCGTTGGTAATTCGACCATGCTTACTACaaatttagatagctggccgctagactaacttaccacgCTAAAAAAGAcattgctgacatgggctaattgactgctgatgcacaaccaaatttcgacatcgcaccttgtgtattctattattctaactgTCAACAGTAATTTGAGACCTCGCCTGaattattatttacattttttgtgaatttgccagttgcccatccctgggtTAGATATTCCATACTGTATGGTGAATGAGTAGAATCTCAATTACATGTACAACTGTAAAGtgtatttatttacagaaagAATGGGTATTGACATACAGACAGACTAGAAAGTGATGTGTTGGATGTGTGACCTGCAGGAAAGATCCTAGGAGCCGGGGCCTTTGGGAAGGTGGTGGAGGCCACAGCCTATGGTCTAGGGGAGGACGACAACGCGATGCGAGTGGCTGTAAAGATGCTCAAAGGTCAGAATCCATTGAATAGAACAAGCTTTTTAAGGTCAGGAGTAGAATTGATCTAAGTCTGAGAAACCGTCTGTGATCACAGCGGTACGGAAGTGTCATATGATTgggtttctctttctctctgtttatttatctatctatctgtctgtcgatCTATCTGTCTTTTTCTGCAGCCAGGGCCCACTCGGATGAGAGAGAGGCTTTGATGTCAGAACTGAAGATTCTGAGTCACCTGGGACAGCACAAGAACATTGTCAACCTCCTGGGAGCCTGCACTCAGGCGGGTGAGACTGAACACTATAAAACACAGCTTCCTATCTGAAGAAGTGCAGAGACATTCAGAGAATTACAgtatctgtatttttttgtaaatgcATTTGAGTCAAATGTCATACTATGTGGAAGTTTGAAAGTTTTCTCcatttattgaaaatataaatgtttcttATCTCAGGACCTGTACTGGTGATCACTGAGTACTGTAGTCATGGCGACCTTCTGCACTTCCTGCGACACAAGCAGGAGACCTTCCTGAACTTTGTCATGAACATACCAGAGGTACCAGAAGAGACCAGTGACTACAAGAACCTCTGTGAGGGGAAACAGTTCATCAGAAGGTAGGAATAATGTTGGCATGCACCAAGCTCATGAAAAAGAAGGTGTACTCTGACTCACCTTTATTCAGCATACACAGTAGCAGTCTTGTGAAGTAACTACTTTGTGTGATTTACCTCCTCCCGACCCTCACCCTgctctcctcccctcatcccttTCTCCACTCCTTCTACCAGTGATAGTGGGATATCCAGTGTGTGTTCTGACAGCTACCTGGAAATGAGGCCTGGTCCCCAGCCTGTCAACTCTTCTCTGGGTAATTGATCCGTCTAACTCTCTTTTCTTTTATCTAGCACCATTCATTGTTTTGGTTCACCAGTTTATTGTTGTTTGTCTCAGTTGGACATTTCTATGAACATAAAATTCTATTCTAGCAGACTCTGTGTGGGAGGATGGTGGGCCGGACTCGTGGCCGTTGGACATGGAGGACCTGCTGAGATTCTCCTACCAGGTGGCTCAGGGCCTGGACTTCCTTGCAGCCAGGAACGTGAGTCACATCAACACAGAGTTTCACAACAAAGGTTGCGAAACAAGGCTTGCATAACTATATTTCACAGTTTGAGATTATGTTTGGTGAAAATTCAGCATactatagtttaaaaaaaagaaaaaatcacCTGATAGAAATTAGAGATGCACTTTGTGATGTTGTCGTAAGCTACTGtaactgattctctctctctctgtctgtctctttgtttcAGTGTATTCACCGGGACGTTGCAGCCCGGAACGTTCTCCTGACAGACCGCCGTGTGGCTAAGATCTGTGACTTCGGCCTGGCACGTGACATCATGAATGACTCCAACTATGTGGTGAAGGGCAATGTGAGCAAACAACAACAACCTCAGTAACATGTTCCAtgtcaataaaaaaaacattcacGTGTGTTCGATATACGCTTCCTCGCACCATGTGTCTATAGGCGCGTCTGCCAGTGAAGTGGATGGCTCCAGAGAGTATCTTTGACTGTCTCTACACTGTCCAGAGTGACGTCTGGTCCTATGGGATCCTGCTATGGGAGATCTTCTCTCTCGGTGAGCTGGCATAAACATAGATTTCTCAACATAATAGATTTTGATATCTCTGGTGAAATCATTCAGTTGTTCTTGTTTAGTTGTTTAATTCATGTGTCTTTGTTCAATTTCTTTAGGAAGGAGCCCCTATCCCAGTGTCCTGGTGGATACTAAATTCTACAACATGATAAAGTGTGGTTATCAGATGTCTCGACCAGACTTCGCACCTCCAGAGATGTAAGTTACAGATTCAGGGCTTTTAATGTTTAATTAAATAACCGTGTCCCCAGGCCAATTGGGCTTCATTGGGATACACATTCATGTATATTACAATATCCTTTTATACTATTCTGCAAGACTGAACAAAGACCCCCTATGTTCCAGTCATACCCCCTTTTCAGCATTTGTAATAAAAGCACATTTATTGTGCCATGAAACATT includes the following:
- the LOC120047076 gene encoding macrophage colony-stimulating factor 1 receptor 1-like, encoding MELYLTFLLGILPVAAQEWRRPVIKLNSEVVVGPEVVLNPGTPLVLRCEGDGPVNWLTRLSKHKSLISKDNGRVRTFRVDRPSAEHTGTYKCEYTSVNVKGRDLFSTVHVYVKDPESLFWTSSTSLRVMRKEGEDHLLPCLLTDPEATDLGLRMDNCTSVPPGMNYTADPRRGILIRNLHPSYNADYVCSAKLHGVERTSKTFNLNIIQRLRFPPYVFLEKDEYVHIVGEKLSIHCTTHNPNFNYNVTWNYSSKKRFTIEQKVQSVDSNRLDIESILTIPVVDQSDTGNITCIGTNEAGVNKSTTSLMVVEKAYIRLSPQLSSKLAHQGLSIDVNEGEDLKLSVLIEAYPQIIGQHWDTPTASSTQEQAFTRYNNRYSATLLLKRMIAQEQGQYTFYAKSSMANASITFQIQMYQRPVAVVRWENITTLTCTSFGYPAPIILWYQCSGIQTTCNENATGLQMPAPLLAQTVEVEREEYGAVEVQSVLTVEPSGHRMTVECVAFNLVGVGKDTFAMEVSNIMFTSTLLGAAGVLAFLLLLLMVLLYKYKQKPRYEIRWKIIQASEGNNYTFIDPTQMPYNEKWEFPRDKLKLGKILGAGAFGKVVEATAYGLGEDDNAMRVAVKMLKARAHSDEREALMSELKILSHLGQHKNIVNLLGACTQAGPVLVITEYCSHGDLLHFLRHKQETFLNFVMNIPEVPEETSDYKNLCEGKQFIRSDSGISSVCSDSYLEMRPGPQPVNSSLDSVWEDGGPDSWPLDMEDLLRFSYQVAQGLDFLAARNCIHRDVAARNVLLTDRRVAKICDFGLARDIMNDSNYVVKGNARLPVKWMAPESIFDCLYTVQSDVWSYGILLWEIFSLGRSPYPSVLVDTKFYNMIKCGYQMSRPDFAPPEMYTIMKMCWNLAPTERPTFSKISQLIERLLGEQPERPDQCSTLLSQQQQDMMVEELELCDDNDEPKCCDSSCDQPCEHEEEEQPLVKTNNYQFC